One stretch of Oncorhynchus tshawytscha isolate Ot180627B linkage group LG19, Otsh_v2.0, whole genome shotgun sequence DNA includes these proteins:
- the LOC112219114 gene encoding gonadotropin-releasing hormone II receptor-like, with the protein MSHEIMMFYQMMEQAQNTSCEAPTPICNTSANGDSLQLPTFSTAAKVRVIITFTLCAMSAVCNLAVLWAANTNGKRKSHVRILIINLTVADLLVTFIVMPVDAVWNITVQWQAGDVACRLLMFMKLVAMYSCAFVTVVISLDRQSAILNPLAINEAKKRSKIMLSVAWVMSVILSVPQMLIFHSVTITVPEKFTQCTTRGSFVQHWQETLYNMFTFACLFLLPLIIMIFCYTRILVEISSRMTHGNMSSKEIHLRRSHNNIPKARMRTLKMSIVIVTSFIVCWTPYYLLGLWYWFFPDDMDETVSHSLTHMLFIFGLFNACLDPITYGLFTIHFRHGLKRYCRSTATFSRESENNTTLTGSFRRSPFRLTRLTQQGQTSITGQMAEEEQVKKTCHYSNYLTVHSSGEGDPSPASPESTI; encoded by the exons ATGTCACATGAGATCATGATGTTTTACCAAATGATGGAACAAGCCCAGAACACCAGCTGTGAAGCACCCACCCCCATCTGCAATACGAGTGCAAATGGAGACTCACTACAGCTGCCCACCTTCTCCACAGCAGCCAAAGTCAGAGTAATCATTACTTTCACTCTGTGTGCCATGTCAGCTGTCTGTAACCTCGCTGTGCTGTGGGCCGCCAATACCAACGGAAAGCGCAAGTCCCACGTTAGGATATTAATAATTAACTTGACTGTGGCAGACCTGCTGGTGACTTTCATCGTCATGCCTGTTGATGCTGTCTGGAATATCACAGTTCAGTGGCAGGCAGGAGACGTCGCCTGTAGGCTGCTGATGTTCATGAAACTTGTTGCCATGTACTCCTGTGCTTTTGTCACAGTGGTCATTAGCTTGGACCGCCAGTCTGCTATCCTCAACCCACTGGCCATCAATGAGGCCAAGAAGAGAAGCAAGATCATGTTGTCTGTGGCGTGGGTGATGAGTGTGATTCTGTCTGTTCCCCAG ATGCTGATATTCCACAGTGTGACCATCACGGTTCCAGAGAAGTTTACCCAGTGCACTACTCGTGGGAGCTTTGTCCAACACTGGCAGGAAACCCTGTACAACATGTTCACCTTTGCTTGTCTTTTCCTGCTGCCGCTGATCATCATGATCTTCTGTTACACTCGTATCCTGGTAGAGATATCCAGTCGCATGACCCACGGAAACA TGTCTTCTAAGGAGATACATCTCCGACGCTCTCACAACAACATTCCAAAAGCACGGATGAGGACTTTGAAGATGAGCATTGTTATCGTGACTTCCTTCATCGTCTGCTGGACTCCTTACTACCTGTTGGGACTGTGGTACTGGTTCTTCCCTGACGATATGGATGAGACAGTCTCTCATTCTTTGACTCATATGCTCTTTATTTTTGGCCTCTTCAATGCCTGTTTGGACCCAATAACTTACGGCCTGTTCACCATCCATTTCCGCCATGGCCTGAAGCGCTACTGTCGGAGCACAGCCACGTTCAGCCGTGAGTCAGAGAACAACACTACCCTGACCGGCTCTTTCAGGCGCTCCCCCTTCCGCCTGACACGGCTTACCCAGCAAGGCCAGACGTCCATCACTGGCCAGATGGCAGAGGAGGAACAGGTCAAGAAAACCTGCCACTATAGCAACTACCTCACAGTtcacagcagtggagaaggtgaccCAAGTCCGGCCAGTCCTGAAAGCACTATATGA